Proteins encoded together in one Xenopus laevis strain J_2021 chromosome 6L, Xenopus_laevis_v10.1, whole genome shotgun sequence window:
- the mafa.L gene encoding transcription factor MafA, whose product MASDLAMSSDLPNSPLAIEYVNDFDLMKFEVKKEPPEAERFCHRLPPGSLSSTPLSTPCSSVPSSPSFCAPSPGAQSSVNPNNPNAPGKAQLEELYWMSNYQHHLNPEALNLTPEDAVEALIGTPHHHHHHHQQQQQLQGYEGFRGQQYPGEDMAPAGHHHQLHHHHHHHHHNHQLRIEDRFSDDQLVSMSVRELNRQLRGFSKEEVIRLKQKRRTLKNRGYAQSCRYKRVQQRHILETEKCQLQSQVEQLKQEVSRLAKERDLYKDKYEKLASRNFTPRESPPQPNPPKASADFFM is encoded by the coding sequence ATGGCCTCTGATCTGGCGATGAGCTCAGACTTGCCCAACAGTCCACTCGCCATTGAATATGTCAACGACTTTGATCTGATGAAATTTGAGGTGAAGAAGGAGCCCCCAGAAGCCGAGAGATTCTGCCACCGCCTGCCCCCCGGTTCCTTGTCCTCCACCCCCCTGAGCACCCCCTGTTCATCTGTCCCCTCCTCCCCCAGCTTCTGTGCCCCCAGCCCAGGGGCCCAATCCAGTGTGAACCCCAATAATCCCAACGCTCCTGGCAAAGCCCAACTGGAGGAGCTTTACTGGATGTCCAACTACCAGCACCACCTCAACCCCGAGGCCTTGAACCTCACCCCAGAAGATGCAGTGGAGGCTTTAATTGGGACCccccaccatcatcatcatcatcaccagcagcagcagcagctccaggGCTATGAGGGCTTCAGGGGGCAACAGTACCCGGGGGAGGACATGGCACCAGCCGGGCACCACCACCAGCTccaccaccaccatcatcatcatcatcacaaccATCAGCTCCGGATAGAGGATCGTTTCTCTGATGATCAGCTGGTCAGTATGTCTGTGAGGGAACTCAACCGGCAGCTCAGGGGCTTCAGCAAAGAGGAGGTGATTCGCCTGAAGCAGAAGAGAAGGACCTTGAAGAACAGGGGTTATGCCCAGTCCTGCAGGTACAAGCGGGTCCAGCAGAGGCACATTCTAGAGACAGAGAAGTGTCAGCTCCAGAGCCAAGTGGAGCAGCTGAAGCAGGAGGTGTCCAGACTGGCCAAGGAGAGGGATCTGTACAAAGACAAGTATGAGAAACTGGCCAGCAGGAATTTTACCCCCAGAGAGTCGCCCCCGCAGCCCAATCCTCCCAAAGCCTCCGCCGACTTCTTCATGTGA